A single Rubrivivax gelatinosus IL144 DNA region contains:
- a CDS encoding cation-translocating P-type ATPase, which produces MTAASTPSAPSPPQAAWHALDGAAVAQALQSDMTRGLSAAEAARRLAAHGANTLPEPPPRPAWHVLLQQFRSPLIYILFVAALIALALGHYGDAAVILAVVAVNAAIGAAQEGRAERSMAALRQLSALRVRVRRDGAETEVAARELVPGDLLALAAGDAVGADARLVDAAQCRAAEAALTGESVPVAKSTSPVPEATGLADRHDMLYSGTYVTGGRALALVVATGAHTEVGRIAGLTEGAADQRTPLERRIERFGRWLVGASLVLFVAVMLLGLWRGLPAVEVLMVAISQMVSVVPEGLPVAVTIALAVGMQRMASRGAVIRRLSAVETLGSTTVICSDKTGTLTRNEMTVTRLWWPEGAAGLRADVAGSGYAPEGAISRDGAPAAGPALTALAEAAALCNDATLRQAADGRWSVAGDPTEGALCTLAAKAGVDVAEVRAAAPRLAELPFDADRQLMATLHDDGRGGARLLVKGAPEAVLKLLPPGEAVAAARAEAEALAGGALRVLAFAAADGLPADASPEPEAHAGRLRLLGLAGQIDPPREEARAAVAACHAAGVRVVMVTGDHRLTGLAIARALGIAGPDDRAVDGPTLERLGEAELRDGIAHIAVFARVQPAQKLRIVEALQAGGEVVAMTGDGVNDAPALARADVGVAMGITGTEVAKSAARIVVTDDDFATIVGAVEQGRVVYGNLKKVILYLFATSLDEVALLLLALGGGQPLPLLAVQILWINIVTEGTLTVNLVMDPPDGDEMRRPPTPRDEPLVDRAMLGRIALMATTAVAVTYGWYATRVGAGLPIEQVRTETFTLMAMCQWFNVLNCQSRWRSVFSLGWLRNPWLAGGLALGIALQVAVVHWAPLGALFHTVALPAATWGTLAVLASAVLWVEEARKLLARLRGGPRRAAHSSN; this is translated from the coding sequence ATGACCGCCGCCTCGACCCCGTCCGCTCCGTCCCCGCCGCAAGCCGCCTGGCACGCGCTGGACGGCGCCGCCGTCGCCCAGGCGCTGCAGAGCGACATGACCCGCGGCCTGAGCGCCGCCGAAGCCGCGCGCCGCCTCGCTGCCCACGGCGCCAACACCTTGCCCGAGCCGCCGCCGCGGCCGGCCTGGCACGTGCTGCTGCAGCAGTTCCGCAGCCCGCTGATCTACATCCTGTTCGTCGCCGCGCTGATCGCACTGGCGCTGGGCCACTACGGCGACGCCGCGGTCATCCTGGCCGTCGTCGCCGTCAACGCCGCCATCGGCGCGGCGCAGGAAGGCCGCGCCGAACGCTCGATGGCCGCGCTGCGGCAGTTGTCGGCGCTGCGTGTGCGTGTGCGCCGCGACGGCGCCGAGACCGAGGTGGCGGCGCGCGAGCTGGTGCCCGGCGACCTGCTGGCGCTGGCCGCCGGCGACGCGGTGGGGGCGGATGCCCGCCTCGTCGACGCCGCCCAGTGCCGTGCCGCCGAAGCCGCGCTGACCGGCGAATCGGTGCCGGTGGCCAAGAGCACCAGCCCGGTGCCCGAGGCCACCGGCCTGGCCGACCGCCACGACATGCTCTATTCCGGCACCTACGTCACCGGCGGGCGCGCGCTGGCGCTGGTGGTGGCCACCGGGGCGCACACCGAGGTCGGCCGCATCGCCGGGCTGACCGAAGGCGCGGCCGACCAGCGCACGCCGCTGGAGCGCCGCATCGAACGTTTCGGCCGCTGGCTGGTGGGCGCGTCGCTGGTGCTGTTCGTCGCCGTGATGCTGCTGGGCCTGTGGCGCGGGCTGCCGGCCGTCGAGGTGCTGATGGTGGCGATCAGCCAGATGGTCTCGGTGGTGCCCGAGGGCCTGCCGGTGGCGGTGACGATCGCGCTGGCCGTCGGCATGCAGCGCATGGCCTCGCGCGGCGCGGTGATCCGCCGCCTGTCGGCCGTCGAGACGCTGGGCTCGACCACCGTCATCTGCAGCGACAAGACCGGCACGCTGACGCGCAACGAGATGACGGTGACGCGGCTGTGGTGGCCCGAGGGCGCCGCCGGCCTGCGGGCCGACGTCGCCGGCAGCGGCTACGCGCCCGAAGGCGCCATCAGCCGCGACGGCGCCCCGGCCGCCGGCCCGGCGCTGACGGCGCTGGCCGAGGCCGCCGCGCTGTGCAACGACGCCACGCTGCGCCAGGCCGCCGACGGCCGCTGGAGCGTGGCCGGCGACCCGACCGAAGGCGCGCTTTGCACGCTGGCCGCCAAGGCCGGCGTCGACGTGGCCGAGGTGCGCGCCGCCGCGCCGCGGCTGGCCGAGCTGCCCTTCGACGCCGACCGCCAGCTGATGGCGACGCTGCACGACGACGGCCGCGGCGGCGCGCGCCTGCTGGTCAAGGGTGCGCCCGAGGCGGTGCTGAAGCTCTTGCCGCCCGGCGAGGCGGTGGCCGCGGCGCGTGCCGAGGCCGAGGCGCTGGCCGGCGGCGCGCTGCGCGTTCTGGCCTTCGCCGCCGCCGACGGCCTGCCGGCCGACGCCAGCCCCGAGCCCGAAGCCCACGCCGGCCGGCTGCGCCTGCTGGGGCTGGCCGGCCAGATCGACCCGCCGCGCGAGGAAGCGCGTGCGGCGGTGGCCGCCTGCCACGCCGCCGGCGTGCGTGTCGTCATGGTCACCGGCGACCACCGGCTGACCGGGCTGGCGATCGCACGCGCGCTGGGCATCGCCGGGCCCGATGACCGCGCCGTCGACGGGCCGACGCTGGAGCGCCTGGGCGAAGCCGAGCTGCGCGACGGCATCGCGCATATCGCTGTCTTCGCGCGGGTGCAGCCGGCGCAGAAGCTGCGCATTGTCGAGGCGCTGCAGGCCGGCGGCGAGGTCGTCGCGATGACCGGCGACGGTGTCAACGACGCGCCGGCGCTGGCGCGTGCCGACGTCGGCGTGGCGATGGGCATCACCGGCACCGAGGTGGCCAAGAGCGCGGCGCGCATCGTCGTCACCGACGACGACTTCGCCACCATCGTCGGCGCCGTCGAGCAGGGGCGGGTGGTCTACGGCAACCTGAAGAAGGTCATCCTCTACCTCTTCGCCACTTCGCTGGACGAGGTGGCGCTGCTGCTGCTGGCGCTGGGCGGCGGCCAGCCGCTGCCGCTGCTGGCGGTGCAGATCCTCTGGATCAACATCGTCACCGAAGGCACGCTGACCGTGAACCTGGTGATGGACCCGCCCGACGGCGACGAGATGCGCCGCCCGCCGACGCCGCGCGACGAGCCGCTGGTGGACCGCGCGATGCTGGGCCGCATCGCGCTGATGGCGACCACCGCGGTGGCCGTGACCTACGGCTGGTACGCCACGCGCGTGGGCGCCGGGCTGCCGATCGAGCAGGTGCGCACCGAGACCTTCACGCTGATGGCGATGTGCCAGTGGTTCAACGTGCTGAACTGCCAGTCGCGCTGGCGCTCGGTGTTCAGCCTGGGTTGGTTGCGCAACCCCTGGCTGGCGGGCGGCCTGGCGCTGGGCATCGCCTTGCAGGTGGCCGTGGTGCACTGGGCGCCGCTGGGCGCGCTGTTCCACACCGTGGCGCTGCCGGCGGCCACCTGGGGCACGCTCGCCGTGCTGGCCAGCGCCGTGCTGTGGGTGGAGGAGGCGCGCAAGCTGCTGGCGCGGCTGCGGGGCGGCCCGCGCCGCGCCGCCCACTCCTCAAACTGA
- a CDS encoding Hsp20/alpha crystallin family protein, whose amino-acid sequence MKIDEIRQGFGTLWDSVTEGWDRLRQSAAGALTRLRPGDDTALPAREHVDDTLWMPSAGWAMMGGEVFEDDDRLVVRLEAPGLEKEDFDVQVQGETLVVRGSKRFERESTEGRWRVMQCAYGAFQRTVPLPVPVRGEEARASYRNGVLRVELPKLAPGKPRTVSVQVG is encoded by the coding sequence ATGAAGATCGACGAGATCCGCCAAGGCTTCGGCACGCTGTGGGACAGCGTCACCGAAGGTTGGGACCGCCTGCGCCAGTCGGCCGCCGGCGCGCTGACCCGGCTGCGGCCGGGTGACGACACCGCCCTGCCCGCGCGCGAACACGTGGACGACACGCTGTGGATGCCCAGCGCCGGCTGGGCGATGATGGGCGGCGAAGTCTTCGAGGACGACGACCGCCTCGTCGTGCGCCTCGAGGCCCCGGGCCTGGAGAAGGAAGACTTCGACGTCCAGGTGCAGGGCGAGACGCTGGTCGTGCGCGGCAGCAAGCGTTTCGAGCGCGAAAGCACCGAAGGCCGCTGGCGCGTGATGCAGTGCGCCTACGGCGCGTTCCAGCGCACGGTGCCGCTGCCGGTGCCGGTGCGCGGCGAAGAGGCCCGCGCCAGCTACCGCAACGGCGTGCTGCGCGTCGAGCTGCCCAAGCTCGCACCCGGCAAGCCGCGCACGGTGTCGGTGCAAGTCGGTTAG
- a CDS encoding Hsp20/alpha crystallin family protein: MNAVTQTRDTAATTAAREPALLPPVDVVEDATGITLYADLPGVPRENLHLRVEGDQLTLEAEMALALPQALQPQHAEVQLSRYRRGFTLSKELDAEKVSAELSQGVLRVRIPKAEHAQPRKIAVQVA, translated from the coding sequence ATGAACGCCGTCACCCAAACCCGTGACACCGCGGCCACCACCGCCGCCCGCGAGCCCGCGCTGCTGCCCCCGGTGGACGTCGTCGAGGACGCCACCGGCATCACGCTCTACGCCGACCTGCCCGGCGTGCCGCGCGAGAACCTGCACCTGCGCGTCGAAGGCGACCAGCTGACGCTGGAAGCCGAGATGGCGCTGGCCCTGCCGCAGGCGCTGCAGCCGCAGCACGCCGAGGTGCAGCTCTCGCGCTACCGCCGCGGCTTCACGCTGAGCAAGGAGCTCGACGCCGAGAAGGTCAGCGCCGAGCTGTCGCAAGGCGTGCTGCGCGTGCGCATCCCCAAGGCCGAGCACGCCCAGCCGCGCAAGATCGCCGTCCAGGTCGCCTGA
- a CDS encoding Hsp20/alpha crystallin family protein, protein MYRTLFPRDVFAELDRLQRDLTSVFEGSPSIRGIGRGGYPALNVGSTDSAFEVYAFAPGLDPATIDVNLDRGVLTIDGERKAGLPPQAEAGSDSKRTVHLQERFTGRFRRVVSLPDDIDPNAVTADYKDGVLRVSVQRRAAAQPRRIAVN, encoded by the coding sequence ATGTACCGCACCCTGTTCCCGCGCGACGTCTTCGCCGAGCTGGATCGCCTGCAGCGCGACCTGACGTCGGTGTTCGAAGGCTCACCCAGCATTCGCGGCATCGGCCGCGGCGGGTATCCGGCGCTCAACGTCGGCAGCACCGACAGCGCGTTCGAGGTCTACGCCTTCGCACCGGGCCTGGACCCGGCCACCATCGACGTCAACCTCGACCGCGGCGTGCTCACGATCGACGGTGAACGCAAGGCCGGCCTGCCGCCGCAAGCCGAAGCCGGCAGCGACAGCAAGCGCACCGTGCACCTGCAGGAGCGCTTCACCGGCCGCTTCCGCCGCGTCGTCAGCCTGCCCGACGACATCGACCCCAACGCCGTCACGGCCGACTACAAGGACGGCGTGCTGCGCGTCAGCGTCCAGCGCCGCGCCGCCGCCCAGCCGCGCCGCATCGCCGTCAACTGA